The Musa acuminata AAA Group cultivar baxijiao chromosome BXJ2-2, Cavendish_Baxijiao_AAA, whole genome shotgun sequence genome contains the following window.
ACTGTTTTTGTTTATTTGAATATATTTCAGCGTCTCTTAGAAGCTTCACATCATCATGTTCACAAGTTGCATCCGAATCCTTTATCCTTTTCTGCATCTTTTGAGATCGTCCATCCAAACGGTGTGATCTTCCTCTTAATTAAGTCCACACCGAACTTGAATGAGGACTCTGATAGCAGAGAACAACCTCACCTTCTACGAGTGGCTACCGCCAAGACATGCATCATCCATTAAAGTCTGATGCCAATCATCTCCAACAAATTGTGGCTAATAGTTTTTTTgacaaaaatgatatatatatatatccattaaaACTTGAAGATATGCTATTTTGCATTTAATATCCGTTAGTTGACCATTAACTTAATATTAAAACTAAAACTGACATTAATGTTCCATTAAAAAAATATCGAAAAAAATGAAGAGTCAAATAATTTATGTGAGCATCAAAGAATATTTATAGGTAATTAAAATTTACATTTTATTACAATTCAACGACAACCATGACTAGTAGTAGTTAACTTGAGTTTATTGGACATATACCTTGAATAATTGAGGATATAGTAAAACATACCTTTTTTTGGAGAGCACCagttttaagaagcaaaaattggaTCAAAAGCCTTGATCATAATAAGAAAAAGGGTTTGTGATGGAAATATTTTGATTCGGTGTCAACCATGGCAAAGAAAAAtggataaaaatgataattattttatatcaaggaAATCTGTCATCTACATATTGCCAAGTCGGTGGATCTCTAACTTAGTTGCTCGAAGAATCTGTCATCGAAGCGATTACATAAAACCATCATGGATTAGTCATACGGCCGTAACATGAACCACAGCTAATCCATGTTGGCACTATTATACGGAAGAAGTTATTTGATTCCAAATACAAAGATAGATTAAACTTTATCTTCAATAGAAATTTGGATATTTCATAAAACTATTCTAAATTATGCTCACGCTTGCATTCAATGAAAATGTTGACTTTTCTTGTACCAATGCGTGGATCAAATACTAATTATTATGACAAAACACTTGTATTTTTTTCTCTTCGGATTTCGGAAGATGGAAATTATTCCTTTTGTATCGGTCAGCGGTCGTGTTTGGAGGAAGAAGGAAAGTTGCATGCAGCTTCCCAACGCACGTATTCTATCTGCAGATTCCGAAAGCACGGGGCCGGATAAATGCTTGGCGCACTTCGGTCAACGTTACAAAGCGACGTTGACTTGACTTGGGTCCACAGTTTCGTCGTGGGACCCATAAAGTATACGATTGGAGGAGCACGTGGATCCCACAGCGGACGGCTGGGATGGCAAGTCGGTGACGAGAACGCGCGAACGAATTCAGGTCACGACTGACGTGCCGCACATCCACTTGCTTTCTTTATAATCAGACGGTGGGTCATTGGATGCGTAAGTGGGCCCCATACAGAGAATTAGGGTCGATGCCGGCGGACGCTGCGTCGCACCGAGGTCATCCAACACCACCAACTGAAGTCGACGATCTGCGGTGGCGGACATCTGAGGGGCGAGAAGAGTCGGTTCGCAGCTTCAGCTCGTTACCGGCTTCCGTTTCTTTTCACCGTCAGTCTTTGGTGTCCGCATGCTTGGGACCGGGCAGTGTGTCACCTCCATGCCCAATGATGTAGAAGGTGTAGAAGCGGGTAGAATTCTAGAATGTAGAGCCAAAATTTATGAGGCGGAACCATGCCCGGTAAATTTCCAACTCCGAGAAGCATTTCCCCTTCCCCCAAAAATTTAGGGCGCCATTTCAAATCGAACTCCAAAATTTCACGAATTCCCTTCCCTCTTCGTACCCTCGTCTCCATTCTTCTCCTTCCCAAAGAGAGGAAATCCCCGTCGACCCACCCCCTCATCTGCCTTTCCGATCCCATGGCCGTGCCCCACAACGCCACCACCGAAGGCGACCCGGCCACGGAGGATATCAAGAACCCCGCCGAGGCCTCTCCGACCGCCGTCTCGTCTCCATCCAAGCACAACAAATCGCTCGGCGTTCGAGTTGCCCATGGCCGAACCTACGACTCCGAGAATGGCAAGTCTTGCCATCAGGTAGTCAAGAAGATCTTTGTGAACCCCGTCTCTCTATCCAAACTTTCTTAATCTGAGTGACCGAATCCTCGGAGTTTCCCTTTTTTATACTTTTCATTTGCGATTTTCGCAGTGCAGGCAGAGGACAACGGATTTTGGGGCACCGTGCAGGCAGATTCGGAAGGACAAGCCCTGCCCCATAAAGTTTTGCTACAAATGTCTCCTCAATAGGTTTGTTTAGATTTATGATGTTCGTGCGCTTTCGCTTTAGATCGTGTTTCGATCTGAGGTAACTACGACAGGCGTTTGCGGTAATTCAGGTATGGGGAGAAGGCTGAAGAGGTTGCTCTGATGCAAGACTGGAGTTGCCCCAAATGCCGTGGCGTTTGCAACTGTAGCTGCTGCATGTAGTTTCTCTCCCTGCGCTCGGAATTAGGTTTATGAATTTTCACTCCTTTTATTGTTGCAATAAAAAATGGCTGTGGGTCTTAACTTTGTAGGAAGAAGAAGGGTCACCTGCCGACAGGAATTCTCATCCACACCGCCAAGGCGACTGGGTTCTCTTCGGTGCATGAATTACTTTATAAGCAGGGATCTGATGTGTTGGCTGCTGCAAATGGACTGAGAAGTTTGAGCGCGGCAAGCCCTGACGTCTATAAAAAGGTTTGATTTATGCTCACTTGGTTTTTTGCCGTTCTTGTGCTGATAAGTTAGCATTGTTCACTGAAGGGGTTGGTGGCTCATAAAAGAAGTCATGGCAAGGAAAATCACCTTGATGAGCCTTCTGTTGGTGGTGATGACAAGAAAGGTAATTCACATgcgaaaaaagaaacaaaaagagcATCGAAAAAACTAAAGCGTGACAGTGAGTGTGGCGGTGAGAATGTAATTGGGCTCTGtagaagcaatgcaaaaccaaaGGATGATGATACACAAAAGCAGGATGAAAAGAAACCCTTTGTGAAGAATGGCAATACAGAGATGCAGCCAAATAATGATAAGCCTGTCCATATGAATTGCATTAATGATCAACTCAAAGGTTTGCAACATTTGCCAAATTCTCCTGAACAACAAAATGATTATACAGATAATTGGCTAAATACAGATGCAATAAAAGTTTCTGGCAAGAAAAAAATTCATAATGTCCAAGGCAAACCTTCGCGCAAAGTACACAAGATCAAGAAACATGGTAATAAATACTCAAATATTGTTGAGGAAAAAGTGTCAGCTGGCTTACCAAACAAAAAAGTCAAACTCAAACAACTGGTGAAAGATCGAAAGTCCAGGAAATATGGTAGCAACAACCCTACTGAACGTGAGAATTTAGCAATTGTGATTCCTCAGGGTGCACCATTAATAGAGGTTGCAGGGGTTGATTGGGCAGCTGAGGATGTTGGTGCAGCTTTGCAAtttttggaattctgcaatgcatTTTCAGAGGTATAATGCTACATTGCTTAGTGTGATTTAAAAGGATCATTATGTTAAAtgctgatatgatatcatgcattagAAGGAGCCTCATTGGTGGAAGTCTTATGCGCTTGGGTGTCCTTTTGTTTATGCAAATGTAGTGTCTTTCTTATGAGTTTTAGGTCTGGTCTTTTGCTAACACTCAACTAGGTTCAGTGCAGTACTTTTAGGTTTTTAAGATTTGTTCTTACGGTGTGATTCTACTGAGTTGCTCATTTGCATGGCAAATTTGAAGTCTGTATTTGTATCTCTGCTCACTTGCAGAGCAAAGATCAAAGCCCTGTTTGTACTGCACCAAGCTGTGCACTTTATAGTGTTTTCTTTGGAAATATTGTCATTAGTGTGGGCTTTGTAATCAAAACATATATGGATAACACATTATGTGATATTAATTAATGGTTCATACCTAACATGATGGTGGTTATAAAAAAACAATTTCTGTTTGTTCCCTTGATCTATGAATATATGATGATATATGCCAATGCGTAAATCTCGAATAAGTAGGATAATAATATGGAACTTCTGCAACACTAAAATGTGCAAATATACACTCTTTATATGACAAGCATAAcgcttatttatattattataatatttagttATACATCACAATGAATAATCACAAAAAAGTAACTAGTATCCCGTGTAGCCATAAGGATTATTTAGTTCTTCTCAATTTGTATGACAAAGCTTAGTTCTTATTTATGTTCTTATTATGTTTTATTTTGTGTCATGCTAAATAATAACAACTAAGTAACTAGTGGTCCTATGCTAGGGAGACTATTGTCAAATTTGTATTACGTCATTCCTAGTTTTCTTATACTATTCATCATAGGAAAGTATTTTAGGTTATAGAGCTTCAAGAATTTTGAGAATGATGGACACTCTTCGTAATGATGTCCCATTACTTTAATTTCATTGGTGCTAATTTTATGCTTCGTAGAATGAGAAGAACATATTAAGCGTATATTCAACTTATCTAGACTTAGAGGTTGGGCTTGGTATAATGATAAGGTTATTCCTTTGGTCTCTAGGGGTTCAAGTAATAGACTCTCGAAATATGTTGGTGATATAAGGTTGCGTACATTGATCCAACCGAAGCCCGACGCCCTCAGCTTGCCTAAATTGACTTTGAAAAAGACAAATAAACTCTTCCAATAAGCATATGCAAAGTGTTCCAAGTATCCTAAAACTATgtgcttttgaataattattttttaagttaGATACTTTAAGAAAGCATTTAAGACATCTAAGAAGTATCTATATGCTTCTTGTTTGACAAATATTCAATGTGGATAACATGAGAAATTTGAATTATTTGTGTTTTATAGGTTTTGTGACATATTGGTGTAAAAATTTTCGGTAGGCTTGTTTAGCTTGCCTATATTACACTCCTAGATGTCTTTCTATATTCTATCCAAGCTTTTAGGTTTGGAGCATGTTTATCTATTGCTTAGATTATCTATGGCTAGGAAATGTATACAGGGAATTGACATTGAGTTGCTGTTCATTTATAAAATTAGCAAAAGTTGTGTCATTCTCGATTCTGATGTTTGCTTTGCGGTTGTTCCCATATTGATGGGACAAGCATTGGATGGTGATGATGGTTGCCATTTCTTCCAAAAAAACTGGCAAACTCATTGGTTCTTCCATTTATGCTTTTCTTTGCTTAACCCAGAAAGGCAAAAGAATAGAGGACATAGTAGAATGATTTTGGTGATACTGATTTTAGATGACCAAATTGGCAAAAATATGTGAAATAGAAAGGAGTATAACAGAATATGCAGGTGCCTAACAAATAATGATTCACATAGGAAATAGCAAAAGAATGATGATGATTGGGCCACTAAAGATATTACAATTttcttgtaaaggaaaaaaaggtAAAGTCAACTATCTGAATATCATTTCATTAGGAAATTGGAATGAAGACATTATTGAAGAATTTATGATAGGAAGAATTTGAGAGAAAGGCTGTAGAAGAAAGGAAAGCCATTCCTTCCCCATTATAATCAAACATTATGTTTCCATATAGTAAGTTCTGCAGGTTCTTCAAGTGATAGCTATGTCTTGTTAGGCTTTTGATGTTCCGTTATCTCCTAGTGTCAGCATATATTAATAAATCATCTCAGTGATGTTcgctttaattttttattcttcttctatttCCTTGGACAAAAATAGAATATGAATCTATAGTGAAGAGACAGAGAATGTTTttgtcaaatatcatcaatatctccAAAAAAAAGTGATTTAACTACCAGTTTAGGAAATAAGATGCTGGTTGCAACCAATTTGATTGACTCTCTCTATACGACAGTCGGGGTTCCAAAATTGGTGATATTTTTGGCCAGAGAGGGGATCATTACAATATTACGTTTCTTATGCAGCTATGTTTTTGCCTTCTAGATAATTGTGACATCTTGAAATTAAGTTTGTTGTTAAATGTATTGCAAATTAGTTGTTGATATGTACCTGGATTTGAAGAGTGAAAGTATTAAGATAATGCTGAAGTGCAATAATTAATTGATTGATTAGATGAGTATATTAAGCTAGTATTCTGAAATTAATTATGATATTGCCTGTCAACAAATGCATTAAATGCTAATACACTCATGGCAATGGCCCCTTTAATGAACAATTAAgccttttaaattatgacaaaaatatcaGGGACCTTTCTTTGGCATATCAAAAGTATTTTATGCCTAATTATTATGGTTAATAATTGGCCCTAAATATGCATTTTTCTTCTAAAAGTTTGGTACTGATTTATGTGAAGCAAAATGTTTTAGAACCAAGTGGTAAATTGTAATATTTTTGGTCACTAGTTTAGACGTAGTTGGTACTCAACCATACATCTTCTTAGGTTCTTACTGGTTACAGACATGAGAAGACCTACTTTGCCttaagctcaaaattgttgaagaaGCTGAAATGATTCTTCATTCTGTCTTTAGATTATGTCAAAAGTGTTCAGTAAAATCTAAATATCTTTAGCTGAGGTGAATCACTGCTTTAAGAGACCTTATGTTTAGATTGCACTGTTGACTGTTGTCTCCTCGAGTTGAATTTGTTTACTGATCATTGGTCAGTATAGGAGTTAACCCTTATCAAATAGAAAGTTGATATGCTTTTTAATAATAAAAGCAAACAGATGGTATGTGATGTGAAACTTAAAGAAGCCATACACTAGTTTTTGATTTGTGACCATTTTTTCATTAGCTCTATggtcaaaatattattttaatccaTTAAATAGATGGGTAAATAAAAGCAAACAGATGGTACACAATGTGAAACTTAAAGAAAGCATATGCTAGTCTTTGATTTGGGACCATTTTTTCATTAGCTCTAggtcaaaataatattttaatccatTAAATAGATGGGtatgttgaattttctttttctttttttcttagaaTTGTTGATTTTTATACAGTAGGGAAATCTAGATGATGGTTGCTCCATTTaaaattaagaa
Protein-coding sequences here:
- the LOC103976670 gene encoding uncharacterized protein LOC103976670 isoform X1, whose product is MPGKFPTPRSISPSPKNLGRHFKSNSKISRIPFPLRTLVSILLLPKERKSPSTHPLICLSDPMAVPHNATTEGDPATEDIKNPAEASPTAVSSPSKHNKSLGVRVAHGRTYDSENGKSCHQCRQRTTDFGAPCRQIRKDKPCPIKFCYKCLLNRYGEKAEEVALMQDWSCPKCRGVCNCSCCMKKKGHLPTGILIHTAKATGFSSVHELLYKQGSDVLAAANGLRSLSAASPDVYKKGLVAHKRSHGKENHLDEPSVGGDDKKGNSHAKKETKRASKKLKRDSECGGENVIGLCRSNAKPKDDDTQKQDEKKPFVKNGNTEMQPNNDKPVHMNCINDQLKGLQHLPNSPEQQNDYTDNWLNTDAIKVSGKKKIHNVQGKPSRKVHKIKKHGNKYSNIVEEKVSAGLPNKKVKLKQLVKDRKSRKYGSNNPTERENLAIVIPQGAPLIEVAGVDWAAEDVGAALQFLEFCNAFSEVLDIKKGEPINVLRELSRGCVGRRGVHSSIVKFHIKLLMFIQKDMGNESVSYSSSGDKWLQSAVNCINESECALKVPLECLNKDSLAYDSWDASDKLKLLNLLCDITLGTEELRNWIDKENKKYIERNKEAKETIIAAKKKGKDLKKKLKDDVAKAMLSLKEGSYSDAEHENLVSQIRAETEKAHAEMLEIMEQLPKDSDNTRKDAVRTEPLFLEGEGRVYWTLGGFCSNSKIILQDIRTWDSVMLEDKWFTYVEEEKNSVERHISSSRRNWRQKMSGGFLEQDSEDVHLKLKLVTHGAE
- the LOC103976670 gene encoding uncharacterized protein LOC103976670 isoform X2; translated protein: MAEPTTPRMASLAIRQRTTDFGAPCRQIRKDKPCPIKFCYKCLLNRYGEKAEEVALMQDWSCPKCRGVCNCSCCMKKKGHLPTGILIHTAKATGFSSVHELLYKQGSDVLAAANGLRSLSAASPDVYKKGLVAHKRSHGKENHLDEPSVGGDDKKGNSHAKKETKRASKKLKRDSECGGENVIGLCRSNAKPKDDDTQKQDEKKPFVKNGNTEMQPNNDKPVHMNCINDQLKGLQHLPNSPEQQNDYTDNWLNTDAIKVSGKKKIHNVQGKPSRKVHKIKKHGNKYSNIVEEKVSAGLPNKKVKLKQLVKDRKSRKYGSNNPTERENLAIVIPQGAPLIEVAGVDWAAEDVGAALQFLEFCNAFSEVLDIKKGEPINVLRELSRGCVGRRGVHSSIVKFHIKLLMFIQKDMGNESVSYSSSGDKWLQSAVNCINESECALKVPLECLNKDSLAYDSWDASDKLKLLNLLCDITLGTEELRNWIDKENKKYIERNKEAKETIIAAKKKGKDLKKKLKDDVAKAMLSLKEGSYSDAEHENLVSQIRAETEKAHAEMLEIMEQLPKDSDNTRKDAVRTEPLFLEGEGRVYWTLGGFCSNSKIILQDIRTWDSVMLEDKWFTYVEEEKNSVERHISSSRRNWRQKMSGGFLEQDSEDVHLKLKLVTHGAE